One window from the genome of Bubalus kerabau isolate K-KA32 ecotype Philippines breed swamp buffalo chromosome 17, PCC_UOA_SB_1v2, whole genome shotgun sequence encodes:
- the LOC129630996 gene encoding paired mesoderm homeobox protein 2-like isoform X2, with product MGPAGRQRRQRTVFNKEQLRELEEHFVNNQYPSYRAREDLAARLNLEEYKVQVWFKNRRAKNARLKRLTQGPGQGSRSASTEGGVPDAPAPRTASIPAAAAEVSAPPEGPGFRSPSPPSPASMLSAPAPGGVPSQGQASCALAQGAQDDFPMAAPASTPDLFPLQEPSHEPPSVLFSEYQKGDDSADENDSGPQQFLSL from the exons ATGG GACCTGCAGGGAGGCAGCGGCGGCAGCGCACGGTGTTCAACAAAGAACAGTTACGCGAGCTTGAGGAACACTTCGTAAACAACCAGTACCCGAGCTACCGGGCTCGCGAGGACCTGGCGGCCAGGCTCAACCTGGAGGAGTACAAAGTGCAG GTGTGGTTCAAGAACCGCCGGGCCAAAAACGCTCGGCTGAAGCGATTGACCCAGGGGCCTGGCCAGGGTTCCCGCAGCGCTTCCACCGAAGGAGGAGTCCCCGACGCCCCCGCTCCCAGGACTGCCTCTATCCCTGCCGCCGCGGCTGAAGTCTCTGCGCCCCCAGAGGGCCCGGGGTTCCGCAGCCCCTCTCCGCCCAGCCCCGCCAGCATGCTCAGTGCACCAGCGCCCGGCGGCGTCCCTAGCCAAGGCCAGGCCAGCTGCGCCCTGGCACAGGGCGCCCAGGATGACTTCCCTATGGCAGCTCCAGCCTCGACCCCAG ACCTCTTCCCGCTCCAAGAACCCTCCCACGAACCTCCCTCCGTCTTGTTCTCGGAGTACCAAAAGGGAGATGACTCTGCGGATGAGAACGACTCCGGCCCCCAGCAGTTTCTGAGTTTATAG
- the LOC129631926 gene encoding putative killer cell immunoglobulin-like receptor like protein KIR3DP1: MRPTLLSLLSLGFCVSLRIWAAVGEYEKLSLSAWPSPVVPLGQTVTLWCHSRSPLKRFTLFKTDERRRLPVLQGRYVNNFTLGPVTREHAGFYMCSRAYWSAPSDPLQIVVSGVFTKPSISAHPGPLMQRGENVALRCHSLVVFDKFILHQESSTGHFQICGEMFTGGHATADFVIGPMTLATVGSYRCYGSLSSSPYEWSAPSDPVDIVITGLSKKPSLSAQEGPVVRSGENVTLVCSSESAFDQFHLLRDGENLGCPLAGGRSPHGALQAEFPLGPGTPAHSGVYRCYGSFTHSPYLWSDSSDPLFLSVTGSSTGTCRSTMDPDTTEEARLPQGHSSQLHLLLRLSVAFIYTSIFLAVLVCHWLPIKCCHHGRRAQGRQNSEW, from the exons ATGCGCCCCACACTCCTCAGCCTCCTGAGTCTCG GATTCTGTGTGAGTCTGAGGATCTGGGCAGCTGTGG GTGAATATGAGAAGCTGTCTTTGTCTGCCTGGCCAAGCCCCGTGGTTCCCTTAGGACAGACTGTGACTCTTTGGTGTCACTCCCGTTCTCCACTTAAGAGATTCACACTGTTCAAAACAGATGAGAGAAGGCGTTTGCCTGTGCTCCAGGGACGTTATGTCAACAACTTCACCCTTGGCCCTGTGACCAGAGAACATGCTGGGTTCTACATGTGTTCTCGAGCCTATTGGTCTGCACCCAGTGACCCCCTGCAGATTGTGGTCTCAG GTGTGTTCACAAAACCCTCCATCTCAGCCCACCCAGGGCCCCTCATGCAGCGGGGAGAGAATGTGGCCCTCCGCTGTCACTCACTGGTGGTGTTTGATAAGTTTATCCTTCACCAAGAAAGCAGCACAGGTCATTTCCAGATATGTGGAGAGATGTTCACTGGTGGGCATGCCACAGCTGACTTCGTCATTGGCCCCATGACTTTGGCGACTGTGGGCAGCTACAGATGCTACGGCTCTCTCAGCAGCTCCCCCTATGAGTGGTCAGCCCCCAGTGACCCTGTGGACATTGTCATCACAG GTCTGTCCAAGAAACCCTCTCTCTCAGCCCAGGAGGGCCCCGTGGTGAGGTCAGGAGAGAACGTGACCTTGGTCTGCAGCTCCGAGAGTGCCTTTGACCAGTTCCATCTGCTCAGGGATGGGGAGAACCTTGGGTGCCCACTTGCTGGAGGGCGGAGCCCCCATGGAGCACTCCAGGCAGAGTTCCCTCTGGGTCCTGGGACCCCAGCCCACAGTGGGGTCTACAGGTGCTACGGATCCTTCACTCACTCTCCCTACTTGTGGTCAGACTCCAGCGACCCACTGTTCCTGTCTGTCACAG GATCCTCTACAGGTACTTGCCGATCAACCATGGATCCAGACACCACAGAAG AAGCACGGCTTCCTCAAGGCCACTCCAGCCAGCTGCACCTTCTCCTTAGGCTCTCCGTAGCCTTCATCTATACCAGCATCTTCCTCGCTGTTCTTGTCTGTCACTGGTTACCCATAAA ATGTTGCCATCATGGAAGGAGAGCCCAAGGAAGACAGAACAGTGAATGGTGA
- the LOC129630996 gene encoding tetrapeptide repeat homeobox protein 2-like isoform X1: MGPAGRQRRQRTVFNKEQLRELEEHFVNNQYPSYRAREDLAARLNLEEYKVQVWFKNRRAKNARLKRLTQGPGQGSRSASTEGGVPDAPAPRTASIPAAAAEVSAPPEGPGFRSPSPPSPASMLSAPAPGGVPSQGQASCALAQGAQDDFPMAAPASTPGPTSAPTPDWVQDPCAASDSWPDSVVIFDFTDLFPLQEPSHEPPSVLFSEYQKGDDSADENDSGPQQFLSL, translated from the exons ATGG GACCTGCAGGGAGGCAGCGGCGGCAGCGCACGGTGTTCAACAAAGAACAGTTACGCGAGCTTGAGGAACACTTCGTAAACAACCAGTACCCGAGCTACCGGGCTCGCGAGGACCTGGCGGCCAGGCTCAACCTGGAGGAGTACAAAGTGCAG GTGTGGTTCAAGAACCGCCGGGCCAAAAACGCTCGGCTGAAGCGATTGACCCAGGGGCCTGGCCAGGGTTCCCGCAGCGCTTCCACCGAAGGAGGAGTCCCCGACGCCCCCGCTCCCAGGACTGCCTCTATCCCTGCCGCCGCGGCTGAAGTCTCTGCGCCCCCAGAGGGCCCGGGGTTCCGCAGCCCCTCTCCGCCCAGCCCCGCCAGCATGCTCAGTGCACCAGCGCCCGGCGGCGTCCCTAGCCAAGGCCAGGCCAGCTGCGCCCTGGCACAGGGCGCCCAGGATGACTTCCCTATGGCAGCTCCAGCCTCGACCCCAGGTCCAACTTCAGCCCCGACTCCAGACTGGGTTCAGGACCCCTGCGCCGCCTCGGACTCCTGGCCAGACTCtgttgtcatctttgatttcacaGACCTCTTCCCGCTCCAAGAACCCTCCCACGAACCTCCCTCCGTCTTGTTCTCGGAGTACCAAAAGGGAGATGACTCTGCGGATGAGAACGACTCCGGCCCCCAGCAGTTTCTGAGTTTATAG